One segment of Streptomyces sp. NBC_00576 DNA contains the following:
- a CDS encoding NAD(P)-dependent oxidoreductase, whose product MRIAVFGANGPTGRHLTDQVLAAGHEVVAVTRRPGSLPTRPGLAVAVADATDPAAVDAAIGGTDAVLSALGARFSKETITTYSASATAITGAMARYGIKRLLAVSSSIADPNWRPTGAHFFNHVLDPLVNRRLGRTLHEDMRRMEAVIRQTDLDWTFVRPSGLFEHPVVTDYHTAETSADGVFTARADLASSMLRELEERRYVRTAMGVITTAVKPNIAKLIWNEGVKKK is encoded by the coding sequence ATGCGTATCGCAGTCTTCGGCGCCAATGGACCGACCGGCCGCCACCTCACCGACCAGGTCCTCGCTGCCGGCCACGAGGTCGTCGCCGTGACCCGCCGCCCCGGCTCCCTCCCCACGCGGCCCGGCCTCGCTGTGGCCGTCGCCGACGCCACCGACCCGGCGGCTGTCGACGCCGCGATCGGGGGGACGGACGCCGTCCTCTCCGCATTGGGCGCGCGCTTCAGCAAGGAGACCATCACCACGTACTCGGCGAGCGCCACGGCCATCACCGGGGCCATGGCCCGCTACGGCATCAAGCGGTTGCTCGCCGTAAGCTCCAGCATCGCCGACCCGAACTGGCGTCCCACGGGCGCGCACTTCTTCAATCATGTGCTCGACCCGCTGGTGAACCGACGCCTCGGCCGCACCCTCCACGAGGACATGCGCCGCATGGAGGCCGTGATCCGTCAGACGGACCTCGACTGGACCTTCGTCCGGCCCTCAGGCCTCTTCGAGCACCCCGTCGTCACGGACTACCACACCGCCGAGACCAGCGCCGACGGCGTCTTCACCGCCCGTGCCGACCTCGCCTCGAGCATGCTGCGCGAGCTGGAGGAGCGGCGGTACGTCCGTACGGCCATGGGCGTCATCACCACGGCCGTGAAGCCGAACATCGCCAAGCTCATCTGGAACGAGGGCGTGAAGAAGAAGTGA
- a CDS encoding pyridoxamine 5'-phosphate oxidase family protein: MSQAIVELPAVTRAFLTRPHTAALTTLRPDGTPHVAPVRFTFDPVTGLVRVTTRAGARKARNVVAGGPTARVALCQADGFRWVTLEGRAAVTDDPARLAEAVRRYTVRYRAAPPAPLDLVVVEIAVDRVLSLNL, encoded by the coding sequence GTGAGCCAGGCGATCGTCGAACTCCCGGCCGTCACACGGGCGTTCCTCACTCGCCCCCACACGGCCGCCCTCACCACCCTCCGCCCCGACGGCACCCCGCACGTCGCCCCTGTCCGCTTCACCTTCGACCCGGTCACCGGCCTGGTCCGGGTGACCACCCGGGCGGGAGCGCGCAAGGCCCGGAACGTGGTGGCGGGCGGCCCGACGGCCCGTGTCGCGCTCTGCCAGGCGGACGGCTTCCGCTGGGTCACCCTCGAAGGCCGGGCCGCCGTCACCGACGACCCCGCGCGCTTGGCCGAGGCGGTCCGCCGCTACACCGTCCGCTACCGCGCGGCCCCGCCCGCCCCGCTGGACCTGGTCGTCGTCGAGATCGCCGTCGACCGTGTCCTGAGCCTCAACCTCTGA
- a CDS encoding ABC transporter substrate-binding protein: MSSFLSRRRVLATGAGAALGMGAVAANAAPASASPVTSRDTTRGEEKRTLDELYRTALAEGGKLVVYAGGDTPTQQDGTKAAFKARFPEIDLTLIVDYSKYHDVRVDNQFATDTLVPDVVQFQTLQDFDRWKQQGRLLHYKPAGFSKVYDKFKDPQGAWVATGAIAFSFMYDTAAVGSKTPLTPRDLVDPKWKGKIASAFPHDDDAVLYLFTLYARKYGWDWVAKFAAQDVQFARGSNSPGDAVFGGQKTIGVGTAGSAVGTTPVTFAVGAGHPFMAWGQRMAVLKEAKNSTAAKLFLNWQLSTEMQNGSFNGWSVRTDVTPPTGLKPIWEYPDAHVDGFPRFMSDRAEVERWKQTFALYFGEVKGDPTPGWLGLHPGA; the protein is encoded by the coding sequence GTGTCCAGCTTCCTCAGCAGACGACGTGTCCTCGCCACCGGAGCGGGTGCCGCCCTCGGAATGGGCGCGGTCGCCGCGAACGCCGCCCCCGCGTCCGCCTCCCCCGTCACCTCCCGCGACACCACCCGGGGCGAGGAGAAAAGGACCCTCGACGAGCTCTACCGGACCGCTCTCGCCGAGGGCGGCAAGCTCGTCGTCTACGCCGGCGGCGACACCCCGACCCAGCAGGACGGCACCAAGGCGGCCTTCAAGGCCCGCTTCCCGGAGATCGACCTGACGCTGATAGTCGACTACAGCAAGTACCACGACGTCCGCGTCGACAACCAGTTCGCCACGGACACCCTCGTTCCGGACGTCGTGCAGTTCCAGACCCTGCAGGACTTCGACCGCTGGAAGCAGCAGGGCCGTCTGCTGCACTACAAGCCCGCCGGGTTCTCGAAGGTCTACGACAAGTTCAAGGACCCGCAGGGCGCGTGGGTGGCCACCGGGGCGATCGCCTTCAGCTTCATGTACGACACGGCGGCGGTGGGTTCGAAGACCCCGCTCACCCCGCGCGACCTGGTCGACCCGAAGTGGAAGGGCAAAATCGCCTCCGCCTTCCCGCACGACGACGACGCGGTGCTCTACCTCTTCACGCTGTACGCCCGTAAGTACGGCTGGGACTGGGTGGCGAAGTTCGCCGCGCAGGACGTGCAGTTCGCCCGTGGCAGCAACTCACCGGGCGACGCCGTCTTCGGCGGGCAGAAGACGATCGGCGTCGGCACCGCGGGATCCGCGGTCGGCACCACTCCCGTGACGTTCGCCGTCGGCGCCGGACATCCGTTCATGGCCTGGGGCCAGCGCATGGCCGTCCTCAAGGAGGCCAAGAACTCCACGGCCGCCAAGCTGTTCCTCAACTGGCAGCTGTCGACGGAGATGCAGAACGGATCCTTCAACGGCTGGTCCGTCCGCACCGACGTCACTCCCCCGACAGGTCTGAAGCCGATCTGGGAGTACCCCGACGCCCACGTGGACGGCTTCCCCCGCTTCATGTCCGACCGTGCCGAGGTGGAGCGCTGGAAGCAGACCTTCGCCCTGTACTTCGGCGAGGTCAAGGGTGACCCCACGCCTGGCTGGCTCGGGCTGCACCCGGGGGCATAG
- a CDS encoding LacI family DNA-binding transcriptional regulator yields MEPPARRRRVTIVDVARHAQVSTTAVSKVLRNAYGASPEMRAKVRSAIDELGYRPHAGARGLRGQTYTIGVMLPDIRNPFFPDVLDGITDRLGDTEYQVLLGPGCNGEKEEARVTEAMLDRGMDGLILVAPVSPRTHLEHVASSVPTVVVGRHGPSPLYDTVVDDDVEGASLTVGHLAGLGHRRIAHIEHHETDPTRLAEMPNARRADGYRQAMRTHGLAEWIDVVSTTYTQEGGYKGAQELLARPSAPTAIFAGADIVAMGVLEAINEVGLSVPGDISVAGYDNTTFAALGPISLTSVDQAGHEIGRNAARLLLERIADRQKPTDQVSLSPTLVPRRTTDRPPV; encoded by the coding sequence ATGGAGCCACCAGCTCGGCGCCGTCGCGTGACGATCGTCGATGTCGCGCGCCACGCCCAGGTGTCCACCACCGCCGTGTCCAAGGTGCTGCGCAACGCATACGGAGCCAGCCCCGAGATGCGCGCGAAGGTGCGCAGCGCGATCGACGAACTCGGCTACCGGCCGCACGCCGGGGCCAGAGGTCTGCGCGGGCAGACGTACACCATCGGCGTGATGCTGCCCGACATCAGGAACCCCTTTTTCCCCGACGTGCTCGACGGCATCACCGACCGGCTGGGCGACACGGAGTATCAGGTGCTGCTGGGCCCGGGCTGCAACGGCGAGAAGGAGGAGGCGCGGGTCACCGAGGCGATGCTGGACCGCGGCATGGACGGCCTCATCCTGGTCGCCCCCGTCTCACCCCGCACCCACCTCGAACACGTCGCCTCCTCCGTACCGACCGTCGTCGTCGGCCGGCACGGACCGTCTCCGCTGTACGACACCGTGGTCGACGACGATGTCGAGGGCGCGTCCCTGACCGTCGGCCACCTCGCCGGTCTCGGGCATCGCCGCATCGCCCACATCGAGCACCACGAGACCGACCCGACCCGCCTCGCGGAGATGCCCAACGCCCGCCGTGCCGACGGGTACAGGCAGGCCATGCGGACACACGGGCTCGCGGAGTGGATCGACGTGGTCTCCACCACCTACACCCAGGAAGGCGGCTACAAGGGCGCACAGGAGCTGCTGGCCCGCCCCAGCGCTCCCACGGCCATCTTCGCCGGCGCGGACATCGTGGCCATGGGCGTCCTGGAGGCGATCAACGAGGTCGGCCTCTCCGTTCCCGGCGACATTTCGGTGGCCGGCTATGACAACACCACCTTCGCCGCGCTCGGCCCGATCTCACTGACCAGCGTCGACCAGGCGGGCCACGAGATCGGCAGGAACGCGGCCCGTCTGCTCCTGGAGCGGATCGCCGACCGGCAGAAGCCCACGGACCAGGTCAGCCTGTCACCCACCCTGGTGCCGCGCCGGACCACGGACCGGCCACCGGTGTAG
- a CDS encoding carbohydrate ABC transporter permease produces the protein MTVAPHEQLPDHDRLHRPPDAAPASGVRRARNTPPWWFALPAVLLFAFVVLVPSVRGVYYAFTDWDGLDPHFSFVGLDNFSELFRDPDATQAIWRTLLIAVSITVIQNALGLLLALGVNSAIKSRNVLRVLLFAPAVITPIVTAYLWRNLLGPDGAVNSLLGAVGLDGLRQDWLGSPTVALWSVVGVIVWQFAGYSMVIFLAGLQSVPREVHEAAAIDGAGPVRRFWSVTRPLLAPALTINLMLSIIGGIKLFDQVYALTGGGPGHATDTLSTLIYKDAFTLGEFGYSIALAVVLTIIVAVVSTGQYAVLSRNERATS, from the coding sequence GTGACCGTAGCCCCGCACGAGCAGCTTCCGGACCATGACCGGCTGCACCGCCCGCCGGACGCCGCACCGGCTTCCGGCGTCCGGCGGGCGCGGAACACCCCGCCCTGGTGGTTCGCTCTGCCGGCAGTGCTGCTCTTCGCCTTCGTCGTCCTGGTGCCGAGCGTTCGCGGTGTCTACTACGCCTTCACCGACTGGGACGGCCTGGACCCCCACTTCTCCTTCGTGGGGCTCGACAACTTCTCCGAACTGTTCCGCGATCCCGACGCGACACAGGCCATCTGGCGCACACTGCTGATCGCCGTGTCGATCACGGTCATCCAGAACGCGCTGGGCCTGCTGCTCGCCCTCGGGGTCAACTCGGCCATCAAGTCCCGCAACGTGCTCAGGGTCCTGCTGTTCGCCCCGGCCGTGATCACCCCGATCGTCACCGCCTACCTCTGGCGCAACCTGCTCGGCCCCGACGGCGCGGTCAACAGCCTGCTGGGCGCGGTCGGACTGGACGGCCTGCGGCAGGACTGGCTGGGCAGTCCGACGGTCGCCCTGTGGTCCGTCGTCGGAGTGATCGTCTGGCAGTTCGCGGGCTACTCGATGGTCATCTTCCTCGCGGGACTCCAGTCCGTACCCAGGGAGGTCCACGAAGCCGCGGCCATCGACGGCGCGGGTCCCGTCCGGCGCTTCTGGTCGGTCACCCGGCCGTTGCTCGCCCCGGCCCTCACCATCAACCTGATGCTGTCGATCATCGGCGGGATCAAACTCTTCGACCAGGTGTACGCGTTGACGGGCGGCGGGCCGGGGCACGCGACCGACACCCTCTCCACGCTGATCTACAAGGACGCCTTCACGCTGGGGGAGTTCGGCTACAGCATCGCGCTCGCGGTCGTCCTCACGATCATCGTGGCCGTCGTTTCGACCGGACAGTACGCCGTGCTGTCCCGCAACGAGAGGGCCACGTCGTGA
- a CDS encoding carbohydrate ABC transporter permease, with product MSRYRPRTFGLELAMIAIALVVGFPVYVLVNLAVRPASDNSSPISPTTSPTLDNFTQAWQQGALGGALFNSVLVTACSVAIVLAVSSLAAFPLARATARWSRGTYLGFLLGLVLPFQLASLPLYQTMRDMGLLGTPWALVLFYSGLQVPFTVFLYVGFLRALPRDFEDAALIDGCTPLQGFRYVVLPMLKPITVTALVLNAVAVWNDFFTPLLYLSGSDRQTMPVAIAGFVGQYVTDWNLIFAALVISILPVLLVYFVLQRSIINGFAGGLRG from the coding sequence GTGAGCCGCTACCGCCCCCGCACCTTCGGGCTGGAGCTGGCGATGATCGCCATCGCCCTGGTCGTGGGCTTCCCGGTGTACGTCCTGGTCAACCTCGCCGTCCGGCCGGCGTCCGACAACTCGTCACCGATCAGCCCGACCACCTCACCCACCCTCGACAACTTCACCCAGGCCTGGCAACAGGGCGCACTGGGCGGGGCGTTGTTCAACAGCGTGCTGGTGACGGCGTGCAGCGTCGCGATCGTGCTGGCCGTCTCCTCGCTCGCGGCGTTCCCGCTGGCGCGCGCCACGGCTCGCTGGTCCCGAGGCACGTACCTGGGCTTCCTGCTGGGCCTTGTCCTGCCCTTCCAACTCGCCTCGCTGCCCCTGTACCAGACCATGCGCGACATGGGCCTGCTCGGCACACCCTGGGCGCTGGTCCTCTTCTACTCCGGCCTGCAGGTGCCGTTCACCGTCTTCCTCTACGTCGGCTTCCTGCGCGCCCTGCCCCGCGACTTCGAGGACGCGGCACTGATCGACGGCTGCACCCCGCTGCAGGGCTTCCGGTACGTGGTCCTGCCGATGCTCAAACCCATCACCGTCACCGCCCTGGTGCTCAACGCCGTAGCGGTGTGGAACGACTTCTTCACCCCGCTGCTGTATCTCAGCGGCAGCGACCGGCAGACCATGCCGGTCGCGATCGCCGGCTTCGTCGGCCAGTACGTCACCGACTGGAACCTCATCTTCGCCGCACTGGTGATCAGCATCCTGCCCGTCCTGCTCGTCTACTTCGTGCTGCAGCGCAGCATCATCAACGGCTTCGCGGGAGGGCTGCGGGGATGA
- a CDS encoding ABC transporter substrate-binding protein, protein MKTRTLPILIAAVTSMAVLAACSGGTKAGSGGGSGGSGTLTLASIDQGSVEDVVKAFEKANPGVKVRYTTSGADQYQQQIRTQLSSGTAPDVMSVWPGNGNPGATYVLAEPGYLRDLSDRPWAARMPEAIKSVAQYEGKTYTAVFGQNGIGAVYNEQAMANAGLTPPDTWTKLLAFCRAAKAKGTPAFALGNQDNWVTQLVQYALVATTVYGDDRDFDKKMQSGQATFAKSPWLTALDKYLTMEKTGCFQKNPLGTNYEASQGLAATGKTLGIIQGNWVIALLEQKNPKGTFTLRALPATDDPSETLIPAAAGAGYGVNAKAKNEELALKFVDFVMSPEGMNLFVKKQGGLPSGSDTGFVANPSLAELSEFIEAGRTVPFMDQLWPNAKVQQTMLSGLQEIFSNQSAPKKLLAEMDTDYEAGS, encoded by the coding sequence ATGAAGACACGCACACTCCCGATCCTGATCGCCGCAGTGACCTCCATGGCTGTGCTGGCCGCGTGCAGTGGCGGCACCAAGGCCGGCTCCGGCGGCGGCTCCGGCGGCTCCGGAACTCTGACGCTCGCCTCCATCGACCAGGGCTCGGTCGAGGACGTCGTCAAGGCGTTCGAGAAGGCCAACCCGGGTGTCAAGGTCCGCTACACCACCAGCGGCGCCGACCAGTACCAGCAGCAGATCCGCACCCAGCTGTCCTCGGGCACCGCACCCGACGTGATGTCGGTCTGGCCCGGCAACGGTAATCCGGGGGCCACCTACGTCCTGGCCGAACCGGGCTATCTGCGCGACCTCTCGGACCGGCCGTGGGCGGCCAGGATGCCCGAGGCGATCAAGAGCGTCGCCCAGTACGAGGGGAAGACCTACACGGCGGTCTTCGGACAGAACGGCATCGGCGCGGTCTACAACGAGCAGGCCATGGCGAACGCCGGCCTCACCCCGCCGGACACCTGGACGAAACTGCTCGCGTTCTGCCGGGCGGCGAAGGCCAAGGGAACCCCCGCCTTCGCGTTGGGCAACCAGGACAACTGGGTGACCCAGCTCGTCCAGTACGCGCTGGTCGCCACGACCGTCTACGGCGACGACCGCGACTTCGACAAGAAGATGCAGTCCGGGCAGGCGACCTTCGCCAAGTCACCATGGCTGACGGCCCTGGACAAGTACCTGACGATGGAGAAGACGGGCTGCTTCCAGAAGAACCCCCTGGGGACCAACTACGAGGCCAGTCAGGGCCTCGCCGCGACCGGTAAGACGCTCGGCATCATCCAGGGCAACTGGGTGATCGCCCTCCTGGAGCAGAAGAACCCGAAGGGCACGTTCACGCTCCGGGCGCTGCCGGCCACCGACGATCCGTCCGAGACGCTCATACCTGCTGCGGCGGGCGCCGGCTACGGCGTCAACGCCAAGGCGAAGAACGAGGAACTCGCCCTGAAGTTCGTGGACTTCGTGATGTCCCCCGAGGGCATGAACCTGTTCGTCAAGAAGCAGGGCGGCCTGCCCAGCGGGTCCGACACGGGCTTCGTCGCGAACCCGTCGCTGGCCGAACTGTCCGAGTTCATCGAGGCCGGCAGGACCGTGCCGTTCATGGACCAGCTCTGGCCCAACGCGAAGGTCCAGCAGACCATGCTCAGCGGTCTCCAGGAGATCTTCAGCAACCAGTCCGCGCCCAAGAAGCTCCTTGCCGAGATGGACACGGACTACGAGGCCGGGAGCTGA
- a CDS encoding alpha-L-rhamnosidase, whose translation MSHEARRTDGAEREVSEGTPPHTDSTDSADSTAVRRRTVLAATAGAVSLGGGVMGSGTSAAAAQASRGEEGGAVLGLTVEHRTEPLGVDASRPRFGWRMRSAGRGRSQGAYRILVASSPEKLTAARADVWNSGRVRASDSVAVRYAGRPLRASTRYHWTVTVWDAEERPVGTATPSYFETGLMSTDGVTGWDGAQWIGMRGKVPNSAGAPMLRMEEALGNAGRGKHPSRVREARLYVSALGVYDAYVNGHHVTVPQDGGTTIELLPPGSTNYDARVNYMTYDVTDLVTGESEVTLAVVLGNGWYNGRISAGSTYYAEDGNALAVKAKLWIRYADGASQTIVTGPGGGWKATDTGPYRADDIYDGQTYDARKELPGWTAHGFDDSTWSDVERVAFDDRFPNSRLLAYPGETARLMPKWDRRPQSITVATGVTGQDGSPNGRGRIVVDPARTVTDPAKAASAPVTIRAGETVVFDLGQNMVGVARYSLRGPAGAKTEFRFGEILNDDSAGADGPEGSLYRANLRSAKATSTYVLKGDRHGETHQDALTFYGFRYVSVTVTDTVTITGLTGKVATSAIREIGTVTTNDPDINQLASNIRWGQRGNYFWVPTDCPQRDERLGWTGDTQVFATTGLYNVDAGVFLTHFQDTVVDSQAIYGMDKAQFTGVAPTGRFNFPGGGSGWADAGVIVPWTVWQMTGDATVVEDNWPAMTRYLDWIQEQTGDTYAGQGSLTGDWLGPQKTSAQLMSDVYYGYSTRLMAHMARAIGRTSESEAYDRLFGRIRQAFITKYLSTEGGTVTVRSSLGDASPIEPGSDPSQKTEDNSQTALLWALKLDLYETEAQRRTLVGHLADNIGNDDAYKAAHPSSIRVRYAENTLSVGFLGVNVLAPVLTDEGRADLAYKLLHQDALPSWLFSVKNGATTVWERWNSYSKEDGFGPVGMNSFNHYAYGAIMEWMYEYMAGIARDPDSPGFKHFLLRPHLDPTGRITQVSGAYESPYGEIRSEWKVRDGGRVLVYDVVVPANSEATLRVPAASVDSVHEGRVPLARAEGVRFIGHTDGVYACRLQSGRYRVTARLR comes from the coding sequence ATGAGCCACGAAGCACGCAGGACGGACGGCGCCGAGCGCGAGGTCAGTGAGGGAACACCTCCCCACACGGACAGCACGGACAGCGCGGACAGCACGGCCGTGCGTCGTCGAACCGTGCTCGCCGCGACAGCCGGCGCCGTATCGCTAGGGGGCGGTGTCATGGGAAGCGGAACGAGCGCGGCGGCGGCGCAGGCGTCCCGCGGTGAGGAGGGCGGCGCAGTGCTCGGACTGACAGTGGAACACCGCACGGAGCCCTTGGGCGTTGACGCTTCCCGGCCGCGCTTCGGCTGGCGTATGCGGTCGGCGGGGCGCGGACGGAGCCAGGGGGCGTACCGGATTCTCGTCGCGAGTTCCCCGGAGAAGCTGACCGCTGCCCGGGCGGACGTCTGGAACAGCGGCCGTGTCCGTGCCTCGGATTCGGTGGCCGTCCGCTACGCGGGCAGGCCGCTGCGCGCCTCGACCCGCTATCACTGGACCGTCACGGTCTGGGACGCCGAGGAGCGACCGGTCGGTACCGCAACCCCCTCCTACTTCGAAACCGGCCTGATGAGCACCGACGGTGTGACCGGATGGGACGGCGCGCAGTGGATCGGGATGAGGGGGAAGGTCCCGAACTCCGCAGGGGCCCCGATGCTGCGTATGGAGGAAGCGCTCGGGAACGCGGGTCGCGGAAAGCACCCGTCCCGTGTCCGTGAGGCGCGGCTGTACGTCTCCGCACTCGGCGTGTACGACGCCTATGTGAACGGACACCACGTGACCGTGCCGCAGGACGGCGGCACCACGATCGAACTGCTGCCCCCGGGTTCGACGAACTACGACGCGCGCGTCAACTACATGACCTACGACGTCACCGACCTCGTGACGGGGGAGTCGGAGGTCACCCTCGCGGTCGTGCTGGGCAACGGCTGGTACAACGGCCGCATCTCCGCAGGCAGTACGTACTACGCGGAGGACGGCAACGCCCTGGCCGTCAAGGCCAAGCTGTGGATCCGGTATGCCGACGGGGCCTCGCAGACGATCGTCACGGGTCCGGGCGGCGGCTGGAAGGCCACGGACACCGGCCCTTACCGCGCCGACGACATCTATGACGGCCAGACCTATGACGCCCGCAAAGAGCTGCCGGGCTGGACGGCGCACGGATTCGACGACTCCACCTGGTCGGACGTGGAACGAGTCGCCTTCGACGACAGGTTCCCGAACTCGCGACTCCTCGCCTACCCGGGCGAGACCGCACGCCTGATGCCGAAGTGGGACCGCCGACCGCAGTCGATCACCGTCGCCACCGGGGTGACCGGACAGGACGGCAGCCCCAACGGCAGGGGACGCATCGTCGTGGACCCCGCCAGGACGGTGACCGATCCCGCGAAGGCGGCCTCCGCCCCGGTCACGATTCGCGCGGGCGAGACCGTCGTCTTCGACCTCGGCCAGAACATGGTCGGCGTGGCCCGCTACAGCCTGCGCGGCCCTGCCGGAGCCAAGACCGAGTTCAGGTTCGGCGAGATACTCAACGACGACAGCGCCGGCGCGGACGGCCCCGAGGGCTCTCTCTACCGCGCCAACCTCCGCAGCGCCAAGGCCACCAGCACGTATGTCCTGAAGGGCGACCGGCACGGCGAGACCCACCAGGACGCCCTGACCTTCTACGGCTTCCGCTACGTCTCTGTCACCGTGACGGACACCGTCACGATCACCGGCCTGACAGGCAAGGTCGCCACATCCGCGATTCGTGAGATCGGCACCGTCACCACCAACGATCCCGACATCAACCAGTTGGCGAGCAACATCCGTTGGGGCCAGCGCGGCAACTACTTCTGGGTACCCACCGACTGTCCACAGCGCGACGAACGCCTCGGCTGGACCGGGGACACACAGGTCTTCGCCACGACCGGCCTCTACAACGTGGACGCCGGCGTCTTCCTCACCCACTTCCAGGACACCGTCGTCGACTCCCAGGCCATCTACGGCATGGACAAGGCGCAGTTCACCGGCGTTGCCCCAACGGGACGGTTCAACTTCCCGGGCGGTGGCAGTGGTTGGGCGGACGCCGGCGTCATCGTGCCGTGGACCGTGTGGCAGATGACCGGTGACGCGACCGTCGTCGAGGACAACTGGCCGGCGATGACCCGCTACCTGGACTGGATCCAGGAGCAGACCGGCGACACCTACGCCGGACAGGGGTCCCTCACCGGCGACTGGCTGGGGCCACAGAAGACCAGCGCCCAGCTGATGAGTGACGTCTACTACGGCTACAGCACCCGGCTGATGGCACACATGGCCCGCGCGATCGGCCGGACGTCGGAGTCAGAGGCGTACGACCGGCTCTTCGGACGCATCAGGCAGGCGTTCATCACCAAGTACCTGAGCACCGAGGGCGGCACGGTCACCGTCAGGTCCAGCCTCGGCGACGCCTCTCCGATCGAACCGGGCTCCGACCCCAGCCAGAAGACGGAAGACAACAGCCAGACCGCGCTGCTGTGGGCCCTCAAGCTCGACCTCTACGAGACGGAGGCCCAGCGCCGCACGCTCGTCGGCCATCTCGCCGACAACATCGGCAACGACGACGCCTACAAGGCCGCGCACCCCAGCAGCATCCGCGTCCGGTACGCGGAGAACACGCTGTCCGTCGGCTTCCTCGGCGTCAACGTCCTCGCGCCCGTCCTCACGGACGAGGGCCGAGCGGACCTGGCCTACAAGCTGCTGCACCAGGACGCGCTGCCGTCCTGGCTGTTCTCGGTGAAGAACGGTGCCACCACGGTGTGGGAGCGCTGGAACTCGTACTCGAAGGAGGACGGGTTCGGGCCGGTCGGCATGAACTCCTTCAACCACTACGCCTACGGCGCGATCATGGAGTGGATGTACGAGTACATGGCCGGCATCGCCCGCGATCCGGACAGCCCCGGCTTCAAGCACTTCCTGCTGCGACCCCACCTCGATCCCACGGGCCGGATCACACAGGTCTCGGGGGCGTACGAGTCGCCGTACGGGGAGATCAGGAGCGAGTGGAAGGTTCGGGACGGAGGCAGGGTGCTCGTGTACGACGTGGTCGTGCCCGCGAACAGCGAGGCGACCCTGCGGGTTCCGGCCGCGTCGGTCGATTCGGTTCACGAAGGACGTGTCCCGTTGGCGCGTGCCGAGGGCGTGCGCTTCATCGGTCACACCGACGGGGTGTACGCCTGCCGGCTGCAGTCCGGCCGGTACCGCGTGACCGCCCGGCTGCGCTGA